The following are from one region of the Paenibacillus sabinae T27 genome:
- a CDS encoding stage II sporulation protein P, translated as MNRKWFHLWNIGRLRSKALDALALGRTMLLLAIGSLVFFILLGTGGMAGERLDNSPLPSMKGLAASLSGGLFKELLGMEVPHLPKSKEPSALSGGNVTSFVFQLLTSVNPGDPKSLLSREVPGMAADDAVLLRKGSGGVEGAPVDYHPGADEPAEATPAPTSGGSAGAQETPLPENSDAPAPSSAPAQDSGSADTELKRIMIYHSHPREAYNPLLSAKSDNPSSADPSKNVMMVGSYITQRLEKRGIGTLHSTVDYATRVADYNWNFSYKYSRVTVKAAMSENEGMSELIDIHRDSQRHDKTTTVIGGKSYAQVYFILGRSNKDWKKNEEFANKIHQLLEKRYPGVSRGIWGKSSGKGNNGEYNQSMSPNSVLIEVGGIDSTEAELKATSDILADAIADLYWSSHKAEKANTEGGTATAPAAQ; from the coding sequence ATGAACAGAAAATGGTTTCATCTGTGGAACATCGGCCGTTTGCGTTCCAAGGCCCTTGACGCTTTGGCGCTTGGCAGGACGATGCTGCTCCTTGCCATAGGTTCCCTGGTCTTCTTCATCCTGCTGGGAACCGGGGGCATGGCGGGAGAGAGGCTGGATAACTCGCCGCTTCCTTCGATGAAAGGTCTTGCGGCTTCCCTCTCCGGCGGCCTGTTTAAGGAGCTTCTCGGGATGGAAGTCCCGCATCTGCCCAAGTCGAAGGAACCCTCCGCGCTGTCGGGAGGGAATGTCACGAGCTTCGTGTTTCAGCTTCTGACCAGCGTGAACCCTGGGGACCCGAAAAGCCTGCTGTCCCGGGAGGTCCCGGGGATGGCCGCCGACGACGCCGTGCTGCTGCGCAAAGGCTCCGGCGGAGTGGAGGGTGCTCCGGTCGATTATCATCCCGGAGCGGACGAGCCGGCGGAAGCAACGCCTGCGCCGACATCCGGGGGAAGCGCCGGAGCGCAAGAGACGCCGCTGCCGGAGAATAGCGACGCTCCGGCGCCGTCATCTGCTCCCGCCCAGGATAGTGGATCTGCAGACACGGAGTTGAAGCGGATTATGATCTACCATTCCCATCCGCGCGAAGCATACAATCCGCTGCTGTCCGCCAAGAGCGACAATCCCAGCTCCGCCGACCCTTCCAAAAATGTCATGATGGTCGGGTCCTACATCACCCAGCGGCTCGAGAAACGGGGCATCGGCACTCTCCATTCCACGGTGGACTATGCCACCAGGGTCGCCGATTACAACTGGAACTTTTCCTATAAATACTCCCGCGTGACCGTCAAAGCCGCGATGAGCGAGAATGAGGGAATGAGCGAATTGATCGACATTCACCGCGACTCGCAGCGGCATGACAAGACGACTACGGTTATCGGCGGAAAAAGCTACGCGCAGGTATATTTTATTCTGGGCCGTTCGAACAAGGACTGGAAGAAGAATGAGGAGTTCGCCAATAAAATTCATCAGCTTCTGGAGAAGCGCTACCCGGGAGTTTCCCGCGGCATCTGGGGCAAATCGTCGGGCAAGGGCAATAACGGGGAGTATAACCAGTCGATGTCGCCGAACAGCGTCCTGATCGAGGTGGGCGGCATAGACAGCACTGAAGCCGAGCTGAAGGCAACCTCCGATATCCTGGCAGATGCCATCGCGGATTTATATTGGAGCAGTCATAAGGCGGAAAAAGCAAACACCGAGGGCGGAACGGCAACGGCGCCGGCTGCGCAATAA
- a CDS encoding glycosyltransferase, with the protein MENHRFAGPDETGEILFSVLIPAHNEEKYITKCLDSIAAALENCVGQVEVIVILNRCTDKTEEIARSYNCVIVHDDRKNLSQIRNTGAAAARGEIIVTIDADSRMTANMLSEIEWQLSGGKYIGGGTTGRFERMSLGIAVSALALLVPMAIKYGAISVGIFWCRKSDFDAIGGFNENMLMSEDADFARRLKTYGKRFGKKYGTLTKAYMITSCRKFDQAGDWFLVKHPKLILAYLKGTDHAHADQAYYENQGR; encoded by the coding sequence ATGGAAAATCATAGGTTTGCAGGGCCCGATGAAACGGGAGAGATCCTCTTCTCCGTCCTGATTCCCGCGCATAACGAGGAAAAATATATCACCAAATGTCTGGACTCCATTGCTGCCGCCTTGGAGAACTGCGTCGGCCAAGTTGAGGTCATTGTCATTCTGAACCGCTGTACCGACAAGACGGAAGAAATCGCACGCTCGTATAACTGCGTTATTGTACACGACGACCGCAAAAATTTATCGCAAATCCGAAACACCGGTGCAGCGGCAGCCAGAGGAGAAATCATCGTGACGATCGACGCAGACAGCCGGATGACAGCTAACATGCTCTCCGAAATCGAGTGGCAGCTGTCCGGGGGAAAATACATCGGCGGAGGCACCACAGGAAGATTCGAGCGGATGAGCCTTGGCATCGCCGTATCCGCACTGGCGCTTCTCGTTCCTATGGCAATCAAATACGGAGCGATCTCGGTCGGTATATTTTGGTGCCGAAAGAGCGACTTCGATGCCATCGGCGGCTTTAATGAGAATATGCTGATGTCCGAGGATGCCGACTTTGCCCGGAGGCTCAAGACCTACGGAAAGCGCTTCGGGAAAAAATACGGAACGTTGACCAAAGCCTATATGATTACCTCCTGCCGAAAGTTCGATCAAGCTGGAGACTGGTTTCTTGTGAAGCATCCGAAGCTGATTCTCGCCTACTTGAAGGGGACCGACCACGCGCATGCGGACCAGGCCTATTACGAGAATCAAGGAAGATAG
- the gpr gene encoding GPR endopeptidase, translating to MELDLQLYSVRTDLAVESKEMAQRLSNMPIPGVNEEVEESDGIKITRLAVSNDAGSQQIGRAIGNYVTLEIPGLRGGDTALQQKVSEAFAREFESFMSRIGIGKNASVLIVGLGNWNVTPDSLGPLVVENALITRQFYELMPDQVSPGYRNVSAVAPGVLGLTGIESSEIVQGIVERTKPDAIIAIDALASRSLERVNTTIQIADIGIHPGSGIGNKRRGLTREVLGIPCIAIGVPTVCYASTIVGNVLEMMRSHFGGADGRTKEIMGLLDSISEQERLALVKEVLEPLGHDLIVTPKEIDEFIEDIANVVATGLNAALHDAVDPGNVGAYTH from the coding sequence ATGGAACTGGATCTGCAGCTTTATTCAGTGCGTACCGACTTGGCGGTAGAGTCCAAGGAAATGGCCCAGCGCTTGAGCAATATGCCGATTCCCGGGGTGAACGAGGAAGTAGAGGAGTCGGACGGGATCAAAATAACACGGCTTGCCGTGAGCAACGATGCCGGCTCCCAGCAAATCGGGCGGGCGATCGGCAATTATGTCACGCTGGAAATTCCCGGACTGCGGGGCGGAGATACGGCTCTTCAGCAAAAAGTGTCCGAAGCCTTCGCCCGCGAGTTCGAAAGCTTTATGTCGCGGATCGGAATCGGCAAGAATGCATCCGTGCTCATTGTCGGGCTCGGCAACTGGAACGTGACTCCGGACTCGCTCGGGCCGCTCGTGGTGGAGAACGCCCTGATTACCCGCCAATTTTACGAGCTGATGCCGGATCAGGTATCCCCGGGCTACCGGAACGTCAGCGCCGTCGCTCCTGGCGTGCTGGGACTTACCGGGATTGAATCGAGCGAGATCGTTCAGGGGATTGTCGAGCGCACGAAGCCGGACGCCATTATTGCCATTGATGCCCTGGCCTCCCGTTCGCTGGAGAGGGTCAACACGACGATCCAAATTGCCGATATCGGCATTCACCCCGGCTCAGGCATCGGCAATAAACGGCGCGGACTGACGCGCGAGGTGCTGGGCATCCCTTGTATCGCCATCGGCGTGCCGACGGTATGCTACGCCTCCACCATTGTGGGCAACGTGCTGGAAATGATGAGAAGCCACTTCGGCGGGGCGGACGGTCGGACCAAGGAAATTATGGGGCTGCTGGACAGCATTTCGGAGCAGGAGCGGCTGGCTTTGGTCAAGGAAGTGCTGGAGCCGCTCGGCCATGATCTGATTGTAACGCCGAAGGAAATCGACGAATTTATCGAAGATATCGCCAACGTTGTGGCCACCGGACTGAATGCGGCACTGCATGACGCCGTCGATCCCGGAAATGTTGGGGCTTATACCCACTGA
- the rpsT gene encoding 30S ribosomal protein S20, with protein MPNIKSAVKRVKTTEKRRALNASQKSALRTAVKAADLAVEGTEVETAKAAIQAASQKLDKAVTKGLVHKNAAARKKSRLAKKLNALSAQG; from the coding sequence ATGCCAAACATTAAATCCGCGGTAAAACGCGTTAAGACAACGGAAAAACGCCGTGCGCTGAACGCTTCCCAAAAATCCGCCCTTCGTACAGCTGTCAAAGCTGCCGACCTCGCGGTGGAAGGTACGGAAGTAGAAACTGCCAAAGCTGCTATCCAAGCTGCTTCCCAGAAGCTGGACAAGGCCGTAACTAAAGGTCTGGTTCATAAAAATGCGGCTGCCCGTAAGAAATCCCGCTTGGCGAAGAAATTGAACGCTCTTTCCGCTCAGGGCTAA
- a CDS encoding TetR/AcrR family transcriptional regulator, whose protein sequence is MTPNQRSHDSVQTKETILSHAKALFSQKGYKGVSISDICTATGLSKGSIYHHFKNKEDLFVHLAEASFEDSWKDWDSRSAQFSSAVDKLYAYSELFADNVDLSLTKAGEDFMATIGADSAAVQKFGVIITGYVRRFEEIIREGIESGEFKQDEPGEMAFALLASYSGLANNTRFLDKENVRRMYRKMTDMLLDGIRK, encoded by the coding sequence TTGACTCCTAATCAACGCTCTCATGATTCGGTTCAGACTAAAGAAACAATACTTTCACACGCCAAAGCTCTATTTTCGCAAAAAGGATACAAAGGCGTTTCGATCAGCGATATTTGCACGGCAACAGGTCTAAGCAAAGGCAGTATTTATCATCACTTTAAGAATAAAGAGGATCTTTTTGTCCATCTGGCCGAAGCATCCTTCGAAGATTCCTGGAAAGACTGGGACAGCCGCTCCGCCCAGTTCTCTTCGGCGGTCGACAAGCTGTATGCTTACAGCGAGCTTTTTGCTGATAATGTGGATCTTTCGCTTACCAAAGCCGGCGAGGATTTTATGGCGACCATCGGGGCTGACTCCGCAGCGGTCCAGAAATTTGGCGTTATCATTACAGGCTATGTACGGCGTTTTGAGGAGATTATCCGAGAAGGAATTGAGAGCGGAGAATTCAAGCAGGATGAGCCGGGAGAAATGGCTTTTGCCCTGCTGGCCTCTTATTCTGGATTGGCGAATAACACGCGCTTTCTGGATAAGGAAAATGTGAGACGGATGTACCGAAAAATGACGGACATGCTGCTTGACGGCATCCGTAAATAG